tcttcttagcttctcATAGATCTTTCATCTGGAACTCAGTTGACAATTTCTGTttcaaattatcaatctctttcttattatttgatgctatcagcatatcatcgacatacaagagaaaatatatgaaagacccatcatgtagcttcttgaagtatacacaatggtcatagttACTTCTTGTGTATGTATGGCCAATCATAAACTGATCAAATCGCTTGTACCATTGTATTGGATACTTCTTTAGCCCATACAGCGATTTTTTCAGCTtgcatacacaatcttcttttccagGAACTTTGAACCCACACGGCTGAGTCATATAGATCTCTTCTTCTAGATAACCATGTAAGAACGCCGTATTGACATTTAGttgaactaggtctaaatcatattgtgctaACAAGGTCAACAAAATTCGGATCTATGAGTGTTTCATAActggagagaacacctcattgtagtcaatcccttctcTTTGAGCATAACCTTTTACAACTAACCTTGCCTTATAGCGTACTTGATTTTCCGAGATCCTTatttcttagcatatacccatttgcatccaatgtccttcttaccgttcggaagctTCGTAAGAACCCATGTTtcattcttgtaaagagactccatctcatCCTTCATAGCAGCTTCCCATTCTTGACACTCTACACTGTGTATAGCTTCAAAATAGGTATCAGGAATGCCTTATTCAAtaactggtaatgcataagctaTAAAATCATCCGTCCAACTAGGTTTCCTGGTTTGTCTTCTTGGTTTGCTGATTGCTATGGCCTCAGTGACCGTAGCTTTTGTATCTTCCACTGCTTCATGTTCCTCTTCATTAAGATCGTCAttatcatttggaacttcagtatTTACCTCCCTTGTAGACGCCATGCCTTCGGAAGTGGTCGTAACAGATACAGACTTAGATGGAATtagtggagttgcatcaatcCCCACTTGCTGCAAAGGCTCACCGGTACTGGTAGTGTTCTCCACCTGCTGAGAACCCCAAGACTTCACCATAGACGCTTCATAAAATGTAACATCTCTACTCATTACTATATTCTTTTCTACTGGATCCCAAATTTTGAACCCTTTTACTCCTTTCTTCACACCCATAAACATCCCTTTAACAGCacggctatcaagcttgttttcactaacacGATACCAAGCATGgcaaccaaagatatgaattgagtcatagtCATAAGCTGGTTTACCTTACCACTTATCCATCagagttttaccttctaatgcagctgatgACAACTTAATGAATGAGGAAGCACACATATGTAACTGCCTCAGCCCAAAACGCtttacctaatccagcattagataacaCACATCGTACCTTCTCTAGCAAAGTATGATTCATGCGTTCAACTACCCCATTTtgttgcggtgtcttcttaactgtgaagtgcCTCTGTACtccctcatcctgacatacttgaAAGAATGGATCACTTTTGTACACTCCGCCATTGTCTGAACGTAGTACCttgatctttctgccagtttgaATCTCATttgcctttttccacctcacaaagacTTCTAGGACTTCATACTTATGCCTCATGGTGTATACCCATACGCTCCTATAATAGTCATCAATAAACGACACGAACCAAgtttccctcccaatgatgcattattggagggaccccaaacatctgagtgaacataatcaagaactccactagtgtTGTGGATTGTTGTGAcaaagcttgttcttgttttctttacTTTCACAAAATGTTCACAAAACTCTAATTTGCAGGCAATAGCACCTTTCAATAAATCTTGAAGAATTAAAGAATGTAACGACTTATCACCTGGATGTGCAAGACGCATATTCCATAACTTCGTGGTCTCCATAGCTGCAGCCTCGATGTGTTCCGAAATAGACATATCTCCTGTTATCGTACTCCCAGTTAAGTAGTACAAGTTATGATGCCttgtgcccttcatgattaccaacGACCCAGAGATTACCTTTACAACGCCATTTTCAGCGACTAACTTGTAGCCCTTAGCTTCTAAAGTTCAGAGCGAAATCAAATTCTTCTTCACAGCAGGTACGAATCTTACTTCCTTCATCTCCCgaaccataccatcatgcatcttaATTCGAATACTACCAATCGTAATCACCCTGCAGGTGTGATTATTCCCCATACGCACTTCTCCATCAAACTCTTCAAAGCTTGAGAACATGTCTCAATGAGGATAAATATGGTAAGTAGAACCAGAATCTAACATCCACGTACCGTCAGTTACGATAAAAGTTGATGGTATCACAGTCAGCGAAAAATATGAAGCTTCATATGAATCTTTACTTGCcttagcaatgttcacctcggtcTTGTTGTTATCCCTTTGTCGATCCATACGCTTGGTGCAATCCTTAGCCCAATGACCAAAGTCATGACACCATGCACATTCATCCTTCTGTAGACGCGCTCTTGTCTTTGAACGCCCTTTACTTTTGCCACAATCACCAGTCTTCTTGCTCCtgtctgttgaacgacctcttgcaagaagcaaGTCATTGTTAGCTTCACTTGACAGGTCTTCACGGTCCATCTTCCTGAAATCCTCACTACGCAAATCTGTAGTGAACTCAACATATGTCATCTTATCCTTTCCGTGCATTAAAGCcttaatcacgggttcatacctttcaggaagagagtttatcatacacaaagcttgttcctcgtcCTCGATTATCTCATCATAGTTAACCAACTCAGCAAAATTTTTATTATATGAATCCAGACGCTCTATTAGAGTTGCACCCttcttcatgttatagcgatacaaattcctcttaagatgtatcctattttccacgttcttcacaaggtacTCCTTCTATagcttttcccagagatccttTGCTGAAGTCTCgtcctgataattaactcttactgtTGTTGCTAAACACCCTCGAACCGAACcaagacataatttattcatcttgttccactgcttGTAAAATTCCTCTTAAGATGTATCCTATTTTccacgttcttcacaaggtacTCTTTCTATagcttttcccagagatcctttgctgaagtctcgtgctgataattaactcttactgaTGTTGCTAAACACCCTCGAATCGAACcaagacataatttattcatcttgttccactgcttGTCAGACATCTCAGCTGGCCGACATCAGTTATCCATAAACCAAAGTCATTGATTCCGGTAAACTTTCAACCTTCAGTTGTGATCTATGAGAATGcaatatttcttcttttgtttctttatctttatttgtggACTCCGAAGTTCTCCTAAAGGATCTTTCGGATCAACTGGATCTCTcccgtcaaccattgttcacaaacaaAAAACTAAGCTTTGAGATCAGAATTAcctcaaacaacttcagaaaaaTACTCTCGCTGCAATATTATGTATACCCAAAATTCCAAGAACCTACCGAGCTCTTGATGCCAATTGTTGCGCTAAAACCCGACAGTGCTGACTTTTTTTAAACCACCTATTTGATCGATCATGAGTAAAAACTTCAAACCATTTTTCAAGTTCAACGAATTCTTATACGTCTTGTGTtaattgaattatttttatcCCCTACTTCGGTATTGTGTATTGTTTCAAACCACAGATGTATTTTGTAATATTGTCTGAACTATctttaagagcaagtcttatagtggaatccaacctattccaagtgtggaaaattcatggaatgtcaagtctagtggcttctaaGTTagggttttccacagaaaatccaaacaaggttccatggtttggtggaaTGGTCCGTgaatccatctaaacgccaataagaatagcgttaaacgcaattaagaatggagctttttttttATCTATAGATTTAAACTGAGTTGTtaaaatctaacggttgaaaaaaaaagctcaattcttaattgcgttttttttatccgtagatttaaaatgtgttgttaaaatctaacggctgaaaaaaaagcttcattcttaattgcgtttttttagctccattcttaattgcgtttttttagctccattaagaataacgtttctactattccaccattacacttgcgctttcatccacagttccaaatgcTCAGGTGGCGtgaaagatggatggattccaccataagacttgctctaattgTATCATGGACATTTATCATAGAGTCGTATTGGTTGTTTACCATTTGCTGCCTATATATCTCATTCTCCATTATTTCCCTTTCACGCGGTGCTTCAGACTCCAATAGCATTTACTTCGCGCTTCCCTATACACATCCACCTGTCTCATTACCTTCTCTTCTACGCACTAGCTTAATCAATTTTCTTAAACTTCTTTCGATTTTTTTAGAGCGATAACAACTAAGAGCTCTCAAATGCAGAGATATGACTGAAAACAAAAATTATCTAAAACTGGTGAATTTTGATAAACTTAATTTTCTAGGACAATTTGTTATGACCGGCACAAATACATTCCCTCATCACCAAGGGATCCCTTATGTTTGTTGAACAAGTCATCTGCCTCTCCTTCTACCTCTTGATCCTTGAGATGTTGAAGCACAAGTATATGACGATGCAGATACACTTCCTCCTCTCCCACTCCATCTCTTGCTAGAACTGAGATCATTCGGATCTGGGTTAGATTGACTATTTTGGTCTAAGTTCCATACCTTGAACAATAAGGCCACTCTTGGGTACTCCACTCTCAGTCTCAAGCACAGACATATGCACCTCCACGCCCTCGTTGTCCCATCCTTCGTTATAGAAATGACCGATCTCAACCTCCATCCATCCGTCTCCTATCTCCCGTGCAAAATATTCAGGCTCCAGCGGTGGATATTCTTCATTGCAAGCACAGAAGTAGATAAGTCTCTCTTTGCTACACGCActagtgtcaccaccatctcgTCCAACGACTTTGGCCTTTACAGGTTCATAATCATTAAATTCATAAGCATTCTCATTTAACTTGAACACAAGGTAAGCTACATAGAAGGTGTTAGGGATAGCAATTGGATTTCCAGCTTCCCACAGATTTCAAGCCACCATACCAAACGCAGTTCAGCCACCTCAGCAAACCTGGAGTCAGGGAACCCTCGATAAAACCAGTACTGAGGAGTGTCTCCGGCCCCACAAGCAATTGCAATCTCCTTTGCTCCAAGCATAATACGTTTCCTTCCACTAGATTTTTCCAGCTGAATGCTCTTAGATTCGGATAGGCAATAATAAAAGTGTTTCTTAGATTCGGCGACAGCTGATGCAAAAGGATACAATGCTCTGGAGATGATGTCTTGATAATCGGGGGGTAGAAATTTCTCCCAGAGAGCATCTGAACCGGCAGCTGATTTAAAAGAGTTGAAACAAGACTAAACCTACACGCATCTGGAGGTGTTGTTAGAGATAGTATGTCAGATATACATCCTTCTGGATGTCTTTCGAGATTGTTTATATCTGCCTCTTCTTTCTCTGTTCTTTCCATTGTTGATGACTTTACCTTCAGTTCTTTATCTAGACTGTTTCTGCAAAAGGGAGAAAAAAGAACGTGAAATTTAAAATCGCTTCACCAAATTACAACGTGTGTAACCAAAACATAGCACTCATCACAACTCGCTTAGTTCAATCTCCATGTGCAAGTAATCTTCAATACTTCGTAACCTCGTTGATGATCTTTAGCTGCAAGCTTTGTTATCTAGCTTAACTTTACTATGAAACGAATTGTCACTTGATGTTTTGTATTTAACTACTGTAACAACTCGGTTTGGTTTTGAcgagatttttcttttcttgcaaaTAACTTTGATAGCTTGCTCTCTTTATATAGCTTTCGTATCTACATATCAAGAGCTATCCTATTTGTTCTCAAAAACTTATTCCTAATACAATTAGGTTTTTTGGGCACCAAGTAATTTCAGCTTTCATTAACCGCCACTAAACGCATAAAATCCCTTGTGTATCACACAACATTAAATACTCAAAAGTCATTCTCCTCAAGACTCGCAATTCTACCTGGCTGGGTGCTGCCTAGTTGTAGCGATGTTTTGTTCATGCTGGGTGCTGACTGGGTCGGTTCAAGGGGACCGGCTAACTTTGCCATGTCCCAGAAAGGTAAATCTTGCCAGACCAGTTCAGGGTAACTGGTTACGCCCGGATGCACCGGATGAATCATACACAACCGAGTCAGACTAGTTTCTTGGATATATCGGGAGTAAAGACTTGACCAAATCCTCAATTCATCACATCACGCAAAATCATGCACGTGTCCCTATTTTCATGCACGTGTCATTAATCATCACACATCCTTCGGCTTACATGTCaatcaaccacaaaaataagctaacagaagagaaaaaagcttacattcttctcctcttttatAACCCCAATCAAAAATGTCATTCTCTTCTACTTccactttctttcttttctttcaccTTCATAATCTAATCACATCATCTCATCCATGGCTACCCAAGAAATCAGACAAAGAATAACCAAAGATGAACCCACCACAGCTTCTtctacaaccaccaccacctcaaaaacacccccaacaaaaccaaacaaaATGGCCATGGCAAAAAAAGGTCTTAAATCACTATCCATAGCCATTTCAATACCAACCATACTCACAATACTTACAATCTACCTTTCTGGTTCAAATCAAAGATACGAATCATTACAAAATAAACCACTTTGGTTTCCACCAACATGGGCGTTCAATTTCTTGTGTTTAATATCATCCTGTTGCATGGGTCTATCTTCTTGGTTAGTTTGGGCTGAAGGTGGTTTTCATAAACAACCAAATGCTTTGCCGTTATGTGCAGCTCAGCTTGGATTGAGTTTATGTTGGAAACCGATTGTGTTGTTGATGGGTTCAAATTATTTAGGATTAGTAGTTTGTGTTGCTGAGTTTGGTGCTTTAGTTGGTTGTTCAAGAATGTTTAGAGATGTTAATCCTATTGCTGGTGATCTACTTAAGCCTTGTTTAGCATGGGTTGCCTATCTTACTATTataaattataaacttgtttaccTCTAAATGAAACTTCATGTACTATTTGTGATCTTCATGTATCTAGTAGTGGTTTCTTTAATTTGTACCTTGCAAGCTCACTTCTTTTCTCTCTTTGATACAACAATAATAGTAGCCTTTTCTTTGTTTAATCATGTTCTAGTTGAAGTTTTGGGTTCTGATGAGAGTGAGACACCAGATCATAAAGGTGAGGAGATATATGGTGATGCGAGACCCTCAACTTGTGAAGAA
This genomic stretch from Papaver somniferum cultivar HN1 chromosome 5, ASM357369v1, whole genome shotgun sequence harbors:
- the LOC113278361 gene encoding translocator protein homolog produces the protein MATQEIRQRITKDEPTTASSTTTTTSKTPPTKPNKMAMAKKGLKSLSIAISIPTILTILTIYLSGSNQRYESLQNKPLWFPPTWAFNFLCLISSCCMGLSSWLVWAEGGFHKQPNALPLCAAQLGLSLCWKPIVLLMGSNYLGLVVCVAEFGALVGCSRMFRDVNPIAGDLLKPCLAWVAYLTIINYKLVYL